TGCTTCCCGTCGTGCCACGGCAGGACCCCAGCGTGATGGAGGAAGATGTAGGCATACAGCGTCccattgtttcttgttttctttggtACAGAAACATTAACTGTCCTGAAACAGAACAACCATTTACACTACATACATATTACATTGTCTCTAGAAACTATTCTAATACCTTTACAAAGCTGTTTCAATAAACTAATTTCAGCTCAGAAGTACTAAAAATGAAACCCACCTGCCCGGGGCTTTACAAGTCCTGGGTGTGTGTGTCCTGAGAACTCGGCACAGGTGTGGGCACCTACAGCTGAGAGCAAGAGGGCCCGCACTTCCTGCCTccatctcaggaggctgagaggtcaATGACCCGCCTGAGGCTACAGGGCTGAAGCAGCCAGCTGGAAAGCAGCTTCTGGGCCTGGCCAGGACACCAGCTGACCACACACACTGAATCCCAGAACGCTGAAGTGAAGGGCAGCAGCCGCAGGGGCTCCGTACGCCCGCTACTGGAGTCTCAGAAATTTAATGTGGGTAGTTTTTTTGGGTGttgcatttttaaagataaaaagatgaTCAGCCACAAAGGACTGACTTTCAAGCCTGTCTGCCCTGACTGCGCGGCCTCCAGTGCGAGCTGAGGAAAGGCCCGGTGAGCTGCTACAACTGTAGGCCTCGGACCAGGCGCTTGGCTCTTCACCTGCACGCTAGAGTCCGACGTCCATACTACAGCCCCGTGGAAAACCTCACATGCCACCTGTTTATGGTTACATGAGTTCTTCTTCCTCTTtataaaaaagtctttttttttttttcgagacagtcttgcactgtcaccctggctgaagagcaatggcgcaatctcggctcactgcaaactccgcctcccaggttcacgcgattctcctgcctccgcctcccaagtagctgggattaaaggcgcacaccactacaccaggctaattttttgtatttttagtagagacggggtttcactatgttggccaggctggtcttgaacttgtgactttgtgatccacccgcccggcctaaaagtctttttttgagacaaggtctcgctgtcaccaggctgaaacTGCAGggggtgcaatcatagctcactgcatcctcaacctcctgagctcaagggacctcccgcctcagtctcccgagtagctgggactacaggtgtgcgtgccaccacgcccggctaactttgaAAATTGTTGTAGAGCTGGGGGTTTGtcacattgcctaggctggtctcgaaccgctgggctcaagtgatcctcccgcctcggcctcccaaactgctgggattataggcgtgagtcactgtgcctggtctctcCTCAAAAATCTTATGgttggccaggtgcggcggctcacgcctgtaatcccagcactttgggaggctgaggcaggtggatcacaagatcaggagtttgagaccagcctggccaacatggtgaacccgtctctactaaaaatacaaaaattagccaggcgtggtggcgggcacctgtagtctcagttactttggaggctgaggcaggagaatcacttgaacccaggagccggaggttgtagtgagcaaagatcacgccactgcactccagcctggcaacagagcgagactccatctcaaaaaaaaaaaaaaaaaaaatcttatggcCAAAGTTCTAATGAGAAACACAAAGGCATCTATGGCTCCTCACTACCCAAGAAAGAATCCGTCTCCACCAGGACATCTTAAGAGTCTCTCTTTAGGCGGGGGTGCAGGGCTGTGTATCTCTGATGGAACGTGCACTCAGAGACACTTGAGGTGGGGCTGTGTCAGAATGCTCATTCTCCCCGCTACCTCCAGGCTGACACTGTGCCAGGTCAAATGGAAAACCTCACTAGCTGTCCTTGATAACTGGTCCAGGGCCCAGCATGGAAGATGCAGTATTCATGTCTGGGAAATTAAACCCAATGCAGATGAATCCTGAGCATTTTTGAAAGGTGTGGGCAGCTACGACCGACTGGTGACCAAACCAGCACTTCTGGCCTCTATTtcatggaggcagagagagggcagCAACTGGCTTGAGATCACAGGCCCAAAGAGGCCAGGCAGAAACCGCCTTGCCAGTGCCTCCAGCTACCCACAGGTACTGGCCGCCTTGAGGGCGTGGAGTCCAGCTAGAGTCTCAAGCTTTCATTATTCTCTCCTCAGATACCTCCCAGGCAATGAAGGGAAATGGTTGACTTGTGAGAAGCAAATCACAGttaaaattattcaattaaaaaaaattaggccataTGTTAGATGTAATTTTTAAGTTACTCTACATATTTGGACATTGATCTATTCTAACGTCACATGTCACTTAATTATGATTTTCTACAAAATTGCTTCCTCCATCCCCATCCCTTTTCCTTCACAAGTAACTTAAGCGAACTACTTCCACCAGGAAAAGACAAGTCGGCCCCGGTAGTGAAACTACAGAGCTGTCCGCTCTCAACTGGTTCAAGCGTGGCCCCTGCTCCTTCGGAGCCTCCCCGCTGCAGGACATCCCACTGCCATCAGACTCTGCTGAGAGCTACCTCCCAAACGACATTCATCACCTGTCACCTTCCAGGTTGAATGTTTACAGGCCACGCATAGGCCTCCACTTACGATATTCTACTACTTCGAGACATTCGGTAAGACTAGTTCTCTAAGGTAAACACGTTAGGTACAGAAAGCTAACTTTCAAACGACCTGAACACAAGTAATGTTTTCCCTTTCACTGGCATTTTGTCCTACAACCATACCTTTCAAATTTGGACTCCACATCAAAGTCTTCCACATTCAAGACCAAGTCGATGTTGTTTTCAGTACCCAGGTGGGACCTCGTCGTGGTGTATACGCTCAGCTGGAAAGGAGGGGGCGCCGAGAGTCAGCCCGGCCAGGCCCTGGCAGGACGCACACGCATCCCACGGCCAGTCGGAGGGCGGAAGACCTGGCCGCTGGGGAACCAGGAAAGGTTCCATCTCGACTCGCGCGGCCACAGCTCCGAACTAAGACGCGACGGCGGCGTCTAGGGCCTGGAGGAGTGGCCCCCACCCCAACCCGCCCGGCCCCCGGCCCCCGGCCCCCAACCCCGCGGACGCTCACCTGCAGCTTGGGCCGCCGCGCCAGGTAGGGCTGGATGCAGTTGGCGTCGCCGGAGCACGGGCGGGTGTAGACGATGCCGTACATGACCCAGCAGGTGTGCACCACGTAGACCACGAACACGCCCACCACCAGGCTGGTGAAGGAGCTGCGGCCGCTCCACATGACTGCCCCACGCCCggcgcccccggcccgcccgcctctCAGCCGCGGGCCCCGCCCGCCCGGCACCCAGCCCGCCGCTCCGGCCTCCGCCGCTCACTGGAGAGCCGCCGcgcgccgccgccaccgccgcggGGGAACGAATGCGCCGCGCGCCGCAGACCGCCAGCCGCCCCGCATACTCCGGCCCGGCTCCGACCTGGCGCCGCGGGATTCGCCGGCGCCGCGCGCCGCTTCCGGGCCCCGCCGCCTGCCGGAAGTGGACACGCCGCGCGGCTCCCTGGGAAGCGGAGTctcggccgccgccgccgcacaCGCGCGTCCGGGATGCGGCGCGTGTGTGACGTCACCAGCCCGCGCCACCCTCCAGACGTGCCTCCCAGTGGCCCAGGAGCTCCGCTGTTGGGGCCTCAGAGGGTGTTCGCGGGGCGCCGGGGAAGGCTAGGGCTTCGGGGTTCCCGGGACGCCGCCCCCAACCGACCACGCCTGCCAGACCACCAAGTGGGGGCCGTGTCGGGGAGCCTGGTGGAAGGCGGTACGGGAATTCCAGCACTGAGCCTGCAACCGTTTTAGTCCACGGCTGTCAAAATCTAAAGGGAAGAAAAACGAAATGCTCGGAACCCTCACTCTCACAGAAGCTGAGCACCTCATCCCGTGTGTGGATTTTTTCCCCAGTACAAGCCCATTGTGGGGACAGGCGCTTTTGAAGGAAGAATTCAaattcccaggctgaagtggcaCCTCACAGCCTTGAACCTGACCCCCAGCTTCCCGCTAAAACCAGGCGTGCCCAGCACGGCGAGGTCAGCAGCGGCCCCTCGGAGGGCGGCCGTGGGAGGCCAGTGGGAGGCCCTCGGGCAGCCGGTGAATGGGCCGACGACCTCCCCGACTCCGTGAGAAGCGCTTAGTCCGTGCCCTTCAGATACTGGAGCGGCTCCTGCCCTTTGGCCAGTTCTCTGGAAGGTCGTTTCATTTTCTGTGTCTGCCACACGCGTACCACAAGCGCACCACAATCGAAAACCTTGTTCGGCATTTCTAGAAAGAGTAGATGCTACTGAAGACCCAATAGATTGCTGAGGGTTTTCGGAGCAGGGACAATTGCATCAGAGTGCTGGGCTCCGGGGTGAACTCAGGATTTGGCTGACTGGCGGATGGGACAATGATTGGTGCCGAGACTGGGCCGGAGAAGGAGGCCTGTCCAGAGCAGGCACCCGAGGCCGCGTGCAGGGGCAGTCCTGGGCCACCAACCCTTGGAAGCTGGGCCAGGAGCTTCGGAGCCATTCGAGTCTTTTTTTCTCACTCTCATGCACCTAGTTACCCTCCCCACAGAGTCCTCTCACTGCGCGAGTTTCGTCTACCGCTGCAGTGGTGTCTGACTACACCCAGTGCCTCTATCCTTCCCCCTTCAGTCTGTTCTCCCTTCTTGGCAAACCTGTCCTTGGAAAGCCCTCTGCTGCCTCCAGTTACCCTGATCAAATGCATCCTCCTCGACGGGCTTGTGAGCGGTTTGCAGGGTGGCCCAAGAGGCATCACGCCTTGCTCTTCAGCCACTTTTGGGGGCCCCTACAGGGCCAAGCATCCCACACCGGCAGCGGGTGCTGGTCCTGCCACAGTCTGTGCAACATGTGAATGAAGGCTGTAGTCCTGTGGTCTGCGGGAGGCAAATTCCAACTCCAGCTGTCAAACATAAAGGGACTGGCGGGCTATCCAGGGTGGATGTCTCATGGCATCCAAGGCAGGGACCTAGCCAGGCCTCGGGAAAGAGCTACAAACCGAGGACCTCTGGGGTGTGGCTTCATCTCCCTCTCCCTACCACCCTACCCCCATCTCTCTGTGTTCCTCAGatgcctcattttcctgtcagGCACCTGGCCAGCTCTAGGAGCTGGAATCAGGTTGGTACCTTCTTGGTCAGTGTCCATCCCTAGTGTCATCCACAGTGGCCAACGGAAGGGGTGGCTGGTGGTGCAGGACATTTGCCATCTTGGGAAAGATCACAGAGGAAGGGCCTCTTTAGCTGAGCAGACGAGGTTCTGCAGTGGTCTGGACAGATTTGCACACTCGTGGGCATCCCCCTGCCCTGTTGAGCAGACGGGGTTCTGCAGTGGTCTGGACATGTTTGCACACTCGTGGGCATCCCCCTGCCCCGTTGAGCAGACGGGGTTCTGCAGTGGTCTGGACATGTTTGCACACTCGTGGGCATCCCCGTGCCCTGTTGAGAAACCACATGAGGAAAGGGGACCCTTGCACCTGTCGCCTCCCGACTCTGACCGCCAGAGGCTGGGCTGCCAGCCAGCTGTGCCAGCATGTGACAGCACTTGACGGAAAGTCCCTGGAAAGGATGTGGATCATTGCAGAACTCCCTTGAGAAAGCGCCAGAGGAGGACCCCATTCAGCACCCCGCAGAACTCCTCAAACTCCTGCGTCCCCCTCAACGCTCCCCGAGTGTGGTGGCTGCTTCTATGTCCCCAGGCTTAGCTGGCCTGGGTCTTGAAGGCCTCTCCTCCCGCTGTCCCCACGCAGCACCCTCTCGGCCACTGCACAGCTGGATGCAGTGAAGGCCAGGCAGCTGTGGCTGCTTGGGGAACAGGAGCTGCTTGACCCTGTTCTGCTGACTTTGTTAGCCTCACTCCCGTGGAGAGCCAAGGTTACCACATCCCCGAAGCTACGGCTTTCTTTCTAGGCCTGGGGGAGTCACATCTTGCATTTGTACTCACTGAGCTCCAAGTCTATGGTTAGAGaatttatcaacattttaaaatgcttttatcaATTCCATTATTTGAGGGCCCTCTAGCAAGGAACGTGTTAGTACATGGAGTGCCTGGAATGTTCTAGAAAGCTCACATGAAGAGCTGGCCCTTGCTGTCCTTATTCATTGAGGACTCCAATGGCCACTCAGGATGACAGGAAATGCAGGCTCCAAGAGATTTGGTTCCTTTGTGAGGCCCTCGGGCAGTGGTCAGACACAAAGGAAATAGGAATGGCACCCGCAAACCGCACTTCTCCCTACAGGCCATAGCTGCTGTGCAGCCTTGGGAGGCGGgtggagggaaagaggagggcATCTGAATGTGGATACTCCCTGCTGTGAGGGCTGTGGGGTGTCCTCAGACTGGAGCCCGCCCCCAGGCTCAGCTCAGCTCAGGGACCTCACACCCAGGCTTTTCTGGGAAGGAAGATTTTGGATCTCCTGCCTCTCTGTATTCATTGACGCTGGGTTTCTCTCTCTTCCACGCATTTTAACatctgcaggattttttttttgaaacggagtctcgctctgtcgcccaggctggagtgcagtggcatgatctcagctcactgcaagctccgcctcctgggttcacgccgttctcctgcctcagccttctaagtagctgggactacaggcgcccgccaccacgcctggctaattttttgtatttttagtagaaacggggtttcaccgggttagccaggatggttgcaatctcctgaccttgtgatccgcccgcctcggcctcccaaagtgctgggattacaggcgtgagccgctgcgcccggcacATCTGCAGGATATATAGATGAAGGGCCACAAACCCATGTTTGGTCTCATTCAGCAGATGTTGTGTCCACCGGGCGGGGTGGGACTCTGTCTCTGCCCACACCACCTGCCCCTGGGGTTGTAGTTCTAGGAAAGCAAGTCTCACACTGAGTTTTGATGTGGATTAGATTCTGTCCCAGCTGCAGATACTTATAGGCAAGCAGGGACAAGAGCCCTCAGGCAAAGCTGGGTATCCTGCGATGGGTGTCTCTGGGAGTTTGCAGATAACAAGGCCTTTTCCTGGAGGCAAAGCGGAAGCGTTCTGTGGCAGACCAGCGAGCTTTctagcagctcagaggcagggACATCTAGGCCCAAGGTGTGACCCCTGTGCCTGGCTGCTGGCTCTCCTCTTGCAAGGACACAGCTCTTACAGGACTTTCTAGCCCACCCAAGAGCATTTTTCCATCGTTGAGAAGTTATTGATAAGTGCCACCATGCGCATGAGCAGCCCTCCGGGGCTGGCTTGTGTGCTGGTGTTTGAGAATCTTGCCAGTTGAATGTGGGCATCTGCTTAGGGTTCCCCAAAAGCTAACCGTTCACACCAGAGGGAGGCTGTGGCTCATTCCTAGGGCCCTGCGTGAGACTGGGGCTCATGCACACACAGGTATCCATGGCATGGAATGTAACGAGCTGAGTGCCTACTGCCATTTCCTAGTCAGGGGGCTCCTAGAGAAAGAGGGGAGGCTGCTACTCTCCAGGGCCGCAGGGAGCCCAGAACGCCATCTCCTGGTGTCAGCAGCAGAAATCCATATGAGTCTGCAACAACTCAGCTTTTGCCTCCTCAGAGGAAGTAATTCATCTGGGGGCACAAGGCAGAGTGCAAGACTGAGGTAAGTTTCAGAGCAAGAGTGAACGTTTATTAagaagttttagagcaggaatgaaaggaagtaaagtacacttggaggAGGGCCGGGGGGCATCTTGAGAGACCAAGTACACAgttttgacctttgacttggggtttacATGTTGGCTTGCTTCTGGGGGGCTGcatcccttctcccctgattcttcccttggggtgggctgtccgcatgcgcagtggcctgccagcacttgggagggccGCGGGCACAGTGTGCTTACTAGAGTTGTGTGGTGCCCTCTTGAGGCAGTCTTCTCTTACCAGTTCCTAGGGGAAGGTCACACACTGGTTAAACTTTGCCACTTTGCCTCGTAGTGCGCGTGCTTGACCTCACTCACCTGAGGtctcctgagattttttttttttaagttctagggtacgtgtgcacaacattcaggtttgttacgtaggtatgcatgtgtcatgttggtttgctgcacccattaactcgtcatttacattaggcatttctcctaatgttaaccctcccaccccacgacaggccctggtgtgtgaggttccccgccctgtgtccaagtgttctcactgttcaattcccacctatgccAACACCTGAGACCTTATCGGGAAGCAGCTCatcaccagcttcaggtgttttctatctattgggagcCTGCCGTTTCCTGGCACCAGCTGCAACCAATAATTATTTTAGTCAGTTTAACAACTGCTTGACCATCACCTGATGATCGCCTGACATTTCTGTTGGGGTGCgggcccctctcctgccctgctcatctGGGGCTCACTCTGCCCAACCTGTCCCCATGGGCCTGTCTTTACTTCATTTGTGGTAAGCCCCAAGCAGAATGGACTCTTGTTATGATCCCAGGAACTGCTCACAGCCACCTCTGTGAACGAACACCTAGCGGCTGCTCTAAATACATgctgtgaaagttgtcagaatcaaaatagAGTCACTAATGTTAAGAAAGCCTGGACAAAGAGTGGTGGGGAAGGCCATGAAGAGAggacacttggctaatttttcaactttttgtagagatggggtcttgctatgttgcccaggctggtcttgaactcctgggcacaagcaatcctcccatctctcaagtagctgtaatgggtgtgagccactgcccagcacaatttattgaagaatCTGTCCTTTCTGCAGTGAGTTTGCTTGGCACCTTTGTTGGAAATCGGTTAACTGTAGAAAGTGGATTAATTTCTGggccctctgttctgttccattggtccatgtgtctgtttctataccggttccatgctgttttggttactgtagctttgtagtgtattttgagGTCTgggagtgtgatgcctccagctttgttctttttgttcagaatggctttggctatttggggtcttttgtggttccatacaaattttaatattatttctttttctatgaagaatgccattggtattttgataggcatTGCATTAAATGTGTAGATTACCTTTGGTAGCAcaatcattttaacaatattaattcttctgatccttAAGCATGAGATGTCTACTCATTTGTTCATaccctcttcaatttctttcatcagcgttttgtagttttccttgtagaggtctttcacctcttttgttaaatttatccctagatattttatattttttgttgctgttggaaataggattgccttcttgatttctttttcagctagttttttgtttgtgtatagaaatgctactaatttttgtatattgccAGGGGCAGCCTGTGGGACTTTTTCTTAGGCCCTTATTGGAGACACAGAGCCATTGGGCAGGCCAGGGCGTACCTGCAGGTGGGGGCGCTGTGGGGCTGATTTATCAGGACTTGAGCTCCTGCTATCAGTTGCTTGGAGGCAGGCGGGTCCTACCTCAGAAGGCCTGCAGCTGTTTGGCTGGCTCAAGGATGGGTTTGCTGCAGGCGGGAGGGGCAGACAGCTGGAAGAGCTGCTGTGGGGATGGGTTTCCCTGCTGTGCAGGACCAGAGCTAGAGCTGAGCCTGGGCCCAAGCTCCATGCAGCTGGGGTTGTGGTGTTCAGCCGCCCATGT
The Macaca mulatta isolate MMU2019108-1 chromosome 6, T2T-MMU8v2.0, whole genome shotgun sequence DNA segment above includes these coding regions:
- the LOC100424869 gene encoding uncharacterized protein LOC100424869, whose protein sequence is MKAVVLWSAGGKFQLQLSNIKGLAGYPGWMSHGIQGRDLARPRERATNRGPLGCGFISLSLPPYPHLSVFLRCLIFLSGTWPALGAGIRLVPSWSVSIPSVIHSGQRKGWLVVQDICHLGKDHRGRASLAEQTRFCSGLDRFAHSWASPCPVEQTGFCSGLDMFAHSWASPCPVEQTGFCSGLDMFAHSWASPCPVEKPHEERGPLHLSPPDSDRQRLGCQPAVPACDST